Proteins co-encoded in one Accipiter gentilis chromosome 5, bAccGen1.1, whole genome shotgun sequence genomic window:
- the LOC126038843 gene encoding histone H2A — translation MSGRGKSGGKARAKAKSRSSRAGLQFPVGRVHRLLRRGHYAERVGAGAPVYLAAVLEYLTAEILELAGNAARDNKKTRIIPRHLQLAVRNDEELNKLLGGVTIAQGGVLPNIQAVLLPKKTGGGGGAGPAKAGKKGSGQQSQEY, via the coding sequence ATGTCTGGCCGTGGCAAGAGCGGCGGTAAGGCCCGAGCTAAGGCCAAGTCTCGCTCCTCCCGGGCTGGGCTGCAGTTCCCGGTCGGGCGCGTTCACCGGCTGCTGCGGCGCGGGCACTACGCGGAGCGGGTGGGGGCCGGCGCGCCCGTTTACCTGGCCGCCGTGCTGGAGTACCTGACGGCCGAGATCCTGGAGCTGGCGGGCAACGCGGCGCGCGACAACAAGAAGACGCGCATCATCCCCCGCCACCTGCAGCTGGCGGTGCGCAACGACGAGGAGCTCAACAAGCTGCTGGGCGGCGTCACCATCGCGCAGGGCGGCGTTCTGCCCAACATCCAGGCCGTGCTGCTGCCCAAGAagacgggcggcggcggcggcgcgggccccGCCAAGGCCGGCAAGAAGGGCAGCGGGCAGCAGTCGCAGGAGTACTAG
- the DPAGT1 gene encoding UDP-N-acetylglucosamine--dolichyl-phosphate N-acetylglucosaminephosphotransferase yields the protein MAAWPAVPLLINLGGSLLGFAATVTLIPAFKDHFLAARLFGEDLNKASRHPVPEAQGVISGAVFLITLFCFIPVPFLRCFVEEQCAAFPYDEFVELIGSLLAICCMIFLGFADDVLNLRWRHKLLLPTMASLPLLMVYFTNFGNTTIVVPKPFRVLLGMHLDLGILYYVYMGMLAVFCTNAINILAGINGIEAGQSLVIAASIIVFNIVELNGDYRDDHIFSLYFMIPFFFTTLGLFYHNWYPSRVFVGDTFCYFAGMTFAVVGILGHFSKTMLLFFIPQVLNFLYSLPQLFHIIPCPRHRLPRLNPSTGKLEMSYSKFKTKSLSALGTNILKAVKILHIVDVRSGTDEDGEYTECNNMTLINFVIKLIGPTHERNLTLLLLLIQVLGSTIAFSIRYQLVRLFYDV from the exons ATGGCGGCCTGGCCCGCCGTGCCCCTCCTCATCAACCTCGGCGGGTCGCTGCTGGGCTTCGCGGCCACGGTCACGCTGATCCCGGCCTTCAAGGACCACTTCCTCGCCGCGCGGCTGTTCGGCGAAGACCTCAACAAGGCCTCGCGGCACCCCGT CCCCGAAGCACAGGGCGTGATCAGCGGGGCCGTGTTCCTGATCACCCTCTTCTGCTTCATCCCCGTGCCCTTCCTGAGATGCTTCGTGGAGGAGCAGTGCGCGGCCTTTCCTTATGACGAG TTCGTGGAGCTCATCGGTTCGCTCCTCGCCATCTGCTGCATGATTTTCCTGGGCTTTGCCGATGACGTTCTGAACCTGCGCTGGCGCCACAAGCTCCTTCTTCCTACCATGGCTTCTCTCCCGCTGCTCATGGTTTACTTCACCAACTTTGGGAACACGACCATTGTGGTGCCTAAGCCCTTCCGGGTGCTGCTGGGCATGCACTTGGACCTGG GTATCCTCTACTATGTGTACATGGGCATGCTAGCAGTGTTCTGCACTAATGCCATCAACATTCTTGCTGGAATTAATGGAATTGAAGCAGGGCAGTCTCTGGTGATAGCTGCTTCCATCATCGTATTCAACATTGTAGAGTTAAATG GGGATTATCGAGATGATCACATTTTTTCCCTCTACTtcatgattccttttttttttaccacgcTGGGGCTGTTTTACCACAACTG GTACCCATCTCGAGTGTTTGTTGGGGACACCTTCTGCTACTTTGCTGGCATGACCTTCGCAGTGGTGGGGATATTGGGGCACTTTAGCAaaacaatgctgctttttttcatccCACAAGTGCTCAACTTCCTCTACTCGTTGCCTCAACTGTTCCACATCATTCCTTGTCCCCGTCACCGGCTGCCGAG gCTCAATCCTAGTACAGGGAAGTTGGAGATGAGCTACTCCAAATTCAAAACTAAGAGTCTCTCTGCCCTGGGAACAAACATTCTGAAG GCAGTCAAGATCTTGCACATAGTAGATGTGAGGAGTGGAACAGATGAAGATGGCGAATACACCGAGTGCAATAATATGACACTTATTAACTTTGTTATAAAGCTGATTGGACCCACCCACGAGCGAAATCTCACTCTCCTGTTGCTACTTATTCAG GTCCTGGGTAGCACGATTGCTTTTTCAATCCGGTACCAACTAGTGCGCTTGTTTTACGATGTATGA
- the HMBS gene encoding porphobilinogen deaminase isoform X3 — protein MLRELYPDLCFEIVAMSTTGDKILDTALSKIGEKSLFTKELENALERNEVDLVVHSLKDLPTSLPPGFTIGAVCKRENPLDAVVFHPKNCGKTLSLLPEKSVIGTSSLRRAAQLKKKFPQLEFRDIRGNLNTRLKKLDEKEDFSAIILAAAGLKRMGWENRIGQLLSPEDCLYAVGQGALAVEVRAKDQEILNMVSALHDADTVLRCIAERAFMKRLEGGCSVPVAVNTMLKDGQLYLTGAVYSLDGSDSLKETMQTSVNYPQQNEDGPNDDVQHVGITAKNVPGQAQEAAENLGVELASLLLSKGAKHILSVARQLNDAR, from the exons ATGCTCCGTGAGCTATACCCTGACCTCTGCTTTGAGATTG TTGCCATGTCAACAACCGGAGACAAGATCTTGGATACAGCGCTTTCCAAG ATTGGGGAGAAAAGCCTCTTCACCAAAGAGCTGGAAAACGCACTTGAAAGAAATGA AGTTGACCTCGTGGTTCACTCCTTGAAGGACCTGCCAACTTCTCTTCCTCCTGGCTTTACCATCGGTGCTGTCTGCAA aagggaaaaCCCACTCGATGCTGTTGTCTTTCATCCCAAAAACTGTGGGAAAACACTGAGCCTCCTTCCTGAAAAGAG CGTGATTGGAACCAGCTCACTTCGGAGAGCAGCCCAGCTCAAAAAGAAGTTCCCTCAGTTAGAATTCAGGGATATT AGAGGGAATTTAAATACCCGCTTAAAAAAGCTAGATGAGAAGGAAGACTTCAGTGCTAtcatcctggctgctgctgggctgaaGAGAATGGGCTGGGAGAATCGCATTGGCCAG CTCCTAAGCCCTGAAGATTGTCTGTATGCTGTTGGACAG GGTGCCTTAGCAGTGGAAGTTCGTGCCAAAGACCAAGAGATACTGAATATGGTATCTGCCCTGCATGATGCAGACACCGTGTTACGCTGCATTGCTGAGAGAGCCTTTATGAAACGTTTG gaGGGTGGATGTAGCGTCCCTGTCGCCGTCAACACCATGCTGAAAGATGGCCAG TTGTATTTGACAGGAGCAGTCTACAGTTTGGATGGATCTGATAGCCTGAAGGAGACTATGCAGACCAGTGTTAATTATCCCCAACAG AATGAAGATGGACCAAACGATGACGTGCAGCATGTTGGCATCACAGCCAAGAATGTCCCTGGTCAGGcccaggaagctgcagagaacCTTGGTGTTGAACTAGCTAGTTTACTTCTGAGCAAGGGAGCTAAGCATATCCTTAGCGTGGCAAGGCAGCTCAACGATGCCCGCTAA
- the HMBS gene encoding porphobilinogen deaminase isoform X2, producing the protein MAEPGAAALARIQTDSVVEMLRELYPDLCFEIVAMSTTGDKILDTALSKIGEKSLFTKELENALERNEVDLVVHSLKDLPTSLPPGFTIGAVCKRENPLDAVVFHPKNCGKTLSLLPEKSVIGTSSLRRAAQLKKKFPQLEFRDIRGNLNTRLKKLDEKEDFSAIILAAAGLKRMGWENRIGQLLSPEDCLYAVGQGALAVEVRAKDQEILNMVSALHDADTVLRCIAERAFMKRLEGGCSVPVAVNTMLKDGQLYLTGAVYSLDGSDSLKETMQTSVNYPQQNEDGPNDDVQHVGITAKNVPGQAQEAAENLGVELASLLLSKGAKHILSVARQLNDAR; encoded by the exons ATGGCCGAGCCGGGCGCGGCCGCC CTGGCCCGGATTCAGACCGACAGCGTAGTTGAGATGCTCCGTGAGCTATACCCTGACCTCTGCTTTGAGATTG TTGCCATGTCAACAACCGGAGACAAGATCTTGGATACAGCGCTTTCCAAG ATTGGGGAGAAAAGCCTCTTCACCAAAGAGCTGGAAAACGCACTTGAAAGAAATGA AGTTGACCTCGTGGTTCACTCCTTGAAGGACCTGCCAACTTCTCTTCCTCCTGGCTTTACCATCGGTGCTGTCTGCAA aagggaaaaCCCACTCGATGCTGTTGTCTTTCATCCCAAAAACTGTGGGAAAACACTGAGCCTCCTTCCTGAAAAGAG CGTGATTGGAACCAGCTCACTTCGGAGAGCAGCCCAGCTCAAAAAGAAGTTCCCTCAGTTAGAATTCAGGGATATT AGAGGGAATTTAAATACCCGCTTAAAAAAGCTAGATGAGAAGGAAGACTTCAGTGCTAtcatcctggctgctgctgggctgaaGAGAATGGGCTGGGAGAATCGCATTGGCCAG CTCCTAAGCCCTGAAGATTGTCTGTATGCTGTTGGACAG GGTGCCTTAGCAGTGGAAGTTCGTGCCAAAGACCAAGAGATACTGAATATGGTATCTGCCCTGCATGATGCAGACACCGTGTTACGCTGCATTGCTGAGAGAGCCTTTATGAAACGTTTG gaGGGTGGATGTAGCGTCCCTGTCGCCGTCAACACCATGCTGAAAGATGGCCAG TTGTATTTGACAGGAGCAGTCTACAGTTTGGATGGATCTGATAGCCTGAAGGAGACTATGCAGACCAGTGTTAATTATCCCCAACAG AATGAAGATGGACCAAACGATGACGTGCAGCATGTTGGCATCACAGCCAAGAATGTCCCTGGTCAGGcccaggaagctgcagagaacCTTGGTGTTGAACTAGCTAGTTTACTTCTGAGCAAGGGAGCTAAGCATATCCTTAGCGTGGCAAGGCAGCTCAACGATGCCCGCTAA
- the HMBS gene encoding porphobilinogen deaminase isoform X1 codes for MAEPGAAAGENGVGGRAVRVGTRRSQLARIQTDSVVEMLRELYPDLCFEIVAMSTTGDKILDTALSKIGEKSLFTKELENALERNEVDLVVHSLKDLPTSLPPGFTIGAVCKRENPLDAVVFHPKNCGKTLSLLPEKSVIGTSSLRRAAQLKKKFPQLEFRDIRGNLNTRLKKLDEKEDFSAIILAAAGLKRMGWENRIGQLLSPEDCLYAVGQGALAVEVRAKDQEILNMVSALHDADTVLRCIAERAFMKRLEGGCSVPVAVNTMLKDGQLYLTGAVYSLDGSDSLKETMQTSVNYPQQNEDGPNDDVQHVGITAKNVPGQAQEAAENLGVELASLLLSKGAKHILSVARQLNDAR; via the exons ATGGCCGAGCCGGGCGCGGCCGCC GGCGAGAACGGCGTGGGCGGCAGAGCGGTCCGCGTGGGCACCCGCCGGAGCCAG CTGGCCCGGATTCAGACCGACAGCGTAGTTGAGATGCTCCGTGAGCTATACCCTGACCTCTGCTTTGAGATTG TTGCCATGTCAACAACCGGAGACAAGATCTTGGATACAGCGCTTTCCAAG ATTGGGGAGAAAAGCCTCTTCACCAAAGAGCTGGAAAACGCACTTGAAAGAAATGA AGTTGACCTCGTGGTTCACTCCTTGAAGGACCTGCCAACTTCTCTTCCTCCTGGCTTTACCATCGGTGCTGTCTGCAA aagggaaaaCCCACTCGATGCTGTTGTCTTTCATCCCAAAAACTGTGGGAAAACACTGAGCCTCCTTCCTGAAAAGAG CGTGATTGGAACCAGCTCACTTCGGAGAGCAGCCCAGCTCAAAAAGAAGTTCCCTCAGTTAGAATTCAGGGATATT AGAGGGAATTTAAATACCCGCTTAAAAAAGCTAGATGAGAAGGAAGACTTCAGTGCTAtcatcctggctgctgctgggctgaaGAGAATGGGCTGGGAGAATCGCATTGGCCAG CTCCTAAGCCCTGAAGATTGTCTGTATGCTGTTGGACAG GGTGCCTTAGCAGTGGAAGTTCGTGCCAAAGACCAAGAGATACTGAATATGGTATCTGCCCTGCATGATGCAGACACCGTGTTACGCTGCATTGCTGAGAGAGCCTTTATGAAACGTTTG gaGGGTGGATGTAGCGTCCCTGTCGCCGTCAACACCATGCTGAAAGATGGCCAG TTGTATTTGACAGGAGCAGTCTACAGTTTGGATGGATCTGATAGCCTGAAGGAGACTATGCAGACCAGTGTTAATTATCCCCAACAG AATGAAGATGGACCAAACGATGACGTGCAGCATGTTGGCATCACAGCCAAGAATGTCCCTGGTCAGGcccaggaagctgcagagaacCTTGGTGTTGAACTAGCTAGTTTACTTCTGAGCAAGGGAGCTAAGCATATCCTTAGCGTGGCAAGGCAGCTCAACGATGCCCGCTAA
- the HMBS gene encoding porphobilinogen deaminase isoform X4, with the protein MSTTGDKILDTALSKIGEKSLFTKELENALERNEVDLVVHSLKDLPTSLPPGFTIGAVCKRENPLDAVVFHPKNCGKTLSLLPEKSVIGTSSLRRAAQLKKKFPQLEFRDIRGNLNTRLKKLDEKEDFSAIILAAAGLKRMGWENRIGQLLSPEDCLYAVGQGALAVEVRAKDQEILNMVSALHDADTVLRCIAERAFMKRLEGGCSVPVAVNTMLKDGQLYLTGAVYSLDGSDSLKETMQTSVNYPQQNEDGPNDDVQHVGITAKNVPGQAQEAAENLGVELASLLLSKGAKHILSVARQLNDAR; encoded by the exons ATGTCAACAACCGGAGACAAGATCTTGGATACAGCGCTTTCCAAG ATTGGGGAGAAAAGCCTCTTCACCAAAGAGCTGGAAAACGCACTTGAAAGAAATGA AGTTGACCTCGTGGTTCACTCCTTGAAGGACCTGCCAACTTCTCTTCCTCCTGGCTTTACCATCGGTGCTGTCTGCAA aagggaaaaCCCACTCGATGCTGTTGTCTTTCATCCCAAAAACTGTGGGAAAACACTGAGCCTCCTTCCTGAAAAGAG CGTGATTGGAACCAGCTCACTTCGGAGAGCAGCCCAGCTCAAAAAGAAGTTCCCTCAGTTAGAATTCAGGGATATT AGAGGGAATTTAAATACCCGCTTAAAAAAGCTAGATGAGAAGGAAGACTTCAGTGCTAtcatcctggctgctgctgggctgaaGAGAATGGGCTGGGAGAATCGCATTGGCCAG CTCCTAAGCCCTGAAGATTGTCTGTATGCTGTTGGACAG GGTGCCTTAGCAGTGGAAGTTCGTGCCAAAGACCAAGAGATACTGAATATGGTATCTGCCCTGCATGATGCAGACACCGTGTTACGCTGCATTGCTGAGAGAGCCTTTATGAAACGTTTG gaGGGTGGATGTAGCGTCCCTGTCGCCGTCAACACCATGCTGAAAGATGGCCAG TTGTATTTGACAGGAGCAGTCTACAGTTTGGATGGATCTGATAGCCTGAAGGAGACTATGCAGACCAGTGTTAATTATCCCCAACAG AATGAAGATGGACCAAACGATGACGTGCAGCATGTTGGCATCACAGCCAAGAATGTCCCTGGTCAGGcccaggaagctgcagagaacCTTGGTGTTGAACTAGCTAGTTTACTTCTGAGCAAGGGAGCTAAGCATATCCTTAGCGTGGCAAGGCAGCTCAACGATGCCCGCTAA